In Drosophila suzukii chromosome Y, CBGP_Dsuzu_IsoJpt1.0, whole genome shotgun sequence, the following proteins share a genomic window:
- the LOC139353682 gene encoding uncharacterized protein produces the protein MSVVILLNQACLEPLAAQQHRVNYGFDKVQLRIYDTDKTAADNLAACASYEPPSDDEPDHEEATLTGYVSTDSELTESLKQLCTQDTTRPGRSVLQDIAEEAEGTQPDPSPKDGAVSAN, from the coding sequence atgagcgtggttatcctcctaaaccaggcctgcttggaacccctcgcagcccagcagcacagagtgaactacgggttcgacAAGGTGCAGCTTCGTATTTACGACACCGATAAAacagcggcagacaacctggctgcctgtgcgtcgtacgaacccccgagcgacgacgaaccagatcacgaggaggccaccctcaccggctacgtgtcaaccgactcggagctgacggagagcctgaaacagctgtgcacccaggacacaacccgaccagggcgctctgtcctccaggacatagcggaggaagcggagggtacccagcccgaccccagtcccaaagatggtgcagtttctgcaaattaa